The genomic stretch AATCAAGGGACAAAAAGTCCATTTTTATGCTGGTTAAATAATTCAAAAACTGGGAAAAATTGAAGACCAGAAAATCCATTGTTAGGAGACTACTTCAGGTTCAGGTAGGTTCAGCAGCGCCGATGGATCGTGAAGTGAGTCATCATCAATATGTTTGATGGGAACCCAGTCTGGCAAGGCGCAGCTAGCTTCTTCTACCTGTAATTGGACACAGGGAATTGTATCCGAAAGTATGGAGCTTGCCATCATACCTGTATGAATCTCAACATGTGCCGAGGCGATCGCCTCAAATATAAGATTTTGCCCAGGGAATACGACTCGCTCAAAATACCATTGAGGGACATCGGTGATCCGAGCTATTTGGATTTTGCTAGTAGCATTTACATAGGAGCAGACAATCTTTTTGTCATGCAAACCAGCAGGTAACGGATCAAATATGGACATAGTATTTTCATATTAAAGTTGTTTAAGCAAAAATTAACAAGATTTTTTGAACATTAAACCAACCCAAGTTAGTCATGAACCCAAAAATATTCCTAATTAAACCAAATAAACCCTGCCGATATATTTGGAATTAACAAGAATACTAATCTTGCCATTTTACCCGTACATAAAGCTAACACTCAATACCAACTAGCGATTGTAAACACTACTACCAACTATCAATTCAGAGATCGCCAATTTGATCCCCGTTTGATCCCCAATTTATCGATCCCCATGATTACCGAACTGGCGAGAAAGTGAATATAATTAAGATATGTAAAGACTTAGCGGTGAATATCCAGCGATTCTCAAGGATGAAAATTGCGGTAAAAGCACCCAAAATAATAAAAACAATTAAGAAATAATTTAGATCAAAGATAAAATCCTATGTCTACCACTGATTTCATAAAAGATCCTCAAGATTTAGCTAGTGATATATCTGGTGTAGCCGTAGGCTGCGATCGCATTCTCTACATTCGTCTTCCATGCAACCCGATTTTCCCGATAGGCGTAGTTTATTTATCTGATCACATTCATAAGGTTGCACCCCATGTGCAACAAAATATTTTTGACTTAGGCACTGTGCCACCTCTTGATTTTTATGGGGCGCTAGATCGGGCGATCGACAAGTTTCAACCCAACTTATTAGTATTTTCATGGCGTGATATTCAGATTTATGCACCTGTGGGCGGACGTGGTGGCAATCCCCTTCAAAATGCCTTTGAGTTTTACTATGCCAAAAATCCTTTTAAAAAATTCCGTGGCGCTGTCAATGGACTACGCCTATTTACCTCCTATTACACCGAGCTTTGGCGCAACTCAAATTTAATCAAGCGCGGCTTAAGTCGAGCCAGACGATATCACCCTGAAGCCAAGGCGGTAATTGGTGGCGGTGCGGTCAGTGTTTTTTATGAGCAATTAGGAAACGTCCTTCCCAAAGGAACAATCATCTCTGTTGGCGAGGGTGAATCTTTATTAGAGCGTTTAGTACAAGGTCGTGAAATCGAAGGCGATCGCTGCTATGTGGCTGGTGAAACCAAGCCTCGCGCCAGATTAATCCATGAGCAGCCCGCACCGATTGAAAAAAGCGCCTGTAATTACGAATATATTGAATCGATTTGGGAAGATTTCAACTATTATTTCCGCGATCGCGACTTTTATATTGGTGTGCAAACAAAGCGGGGATGTCCTCATAACTGTTGTTATTGCATTTATACGGTAATCGAGGGTAAGCAAGTTCGCATCAATCCCACCGATGAAGTAATCAAGGAAATGCGCCAACTTTACGATCGCGGCGTTCGTAATTTCTGGTTCACCGATGCTCAGTTTATTCCTGCGAAGAAGTTTATTGATGATGCTGTAGAACTTCTCGAAAAAGTCAAAGCATCGGGGATGACTGATATTCATTGGGCAGCCTATATCCGTGCTGACAATCTCACGCCTTATCTTTGTCAGTTAATGGTAGAGACAGGTATGAGCTATTTCGAGATCGGCATTACTAGCGGCTCTCAAGAACTTGTTCGTAAAATGCGCATGGGCTATAACCTCAAATCAGTTTTACAAAACTGTCGCGATCTCAGAGCCGCAGGTTTTAATGAATTAGTATCCGTTAACTATTCTTTTAACGTGATCGATGAGACTCTAGAAACAGTACGTCAGACGATCGCCTATCACCGAGAATTGGAAGCTATTTTCGGTGCGGATAAAGTAGAACCTGCGATCTTCTTCATTGGGTTACAACCACATACCCATTTGGAAGATTATGCTTTCAAAAACAACATTCTCAAGAAAGGCTATAACCCAATGAGCATGATGCCTTGGACTGCCAAGAAGTTACTTTGGAATCCTGAACCTCTAGGTTCATTCTTTGGGGAAGTATGTCTAGAAGCATGGAAGCGTGATGATGATGACTTTGGGCGGACGGTAATGGATATTCTTGAAGAACGTCTAGGACGCGCACCATTGGAAGAAGCTCTCGCTGCTCCGATGAAAGAACTAGTAAATGCTTAATAAAAGCGTAAATAAACCAAGAACTCAAGTTCTTGGCTAAAAGCTCAAGTCCACTGAAGTGGACTATGGAATACTGTTGATTAACTCGTTAAGGGACTTCCACAAAATAATCGATCCCCAAAATATAGTGGTGGGCTGCGCCCGCCGCTATATTTTGGGGATTTATAAGGATCATTTTTTCTTTGGAGTTCCCTAAACCAAAACCGAGAACTTTTTTAAAAGTGTTGCAAAGTACCACTTTTAAAAATTTCTCAGTTTTGGTTTGAGCATACTTAACCCGTTTCAACGGGTTTGAGCTTTTAGCCCGCACTTGAGTGCAGGGCTTTTCGGGCTTATAATATTCAATCAGCGCATGGAATAACATTTATGGTTCAAGCCGCGATTCCCAAAGTCAAGTATCTATCCTACGAAGAATACTATGCCTATGATGACGGCAGTGATATCCGCTATGAGCTAGAGGATGGAGAATTAGTTGCAATGCCCCCAGAATCAATTTTTAACTCTGATGTATCAATGCGATTATTGTTCGCATTAGGTAAATTTATTCCTGCCCATTTATTGAGATATAAAGAAGTTTCGATTGAGGTAAGTGGTCGTAGAGCTAAGGTCAGAATACCTGATCTGATAATTTTGGGCGAAGAATGTCGGATAGCTTTAGAGATGACGAAGAGAGGAACAATTACCCATGATATGCCGCCGCCATTGGTGGTAATTGAGGTCGTATCTGCTGGACATGAAAATGAAGCAAGAGACTATCGTTTTAAGCGCTCTGAATATGCTGCGAGAGGAATTGCTGAGTATTGGATAGTCGATCCTGTACGTAGTCAGATTACGCTGCTATCTTGGGTTGAAGGCTTTTATGAAGAAGCTATTTATACAGGTGATGTAGTGATTAAAAGTGGCGTAATTCCTGATATTGAGATTGATTTGAGAGATATTCTGGGTTAACTTTTTCATGCAGGATTATCCACAACAGGTGCGCGATCGCCTAATCAATTATCGCAATTTATTTCAAAAAGAATTAACGGAATCTGAGCTAGTAGAAATATTAGCACTTGAAGAGAAGCTAGATAAAAGTGCGATCGCGATCGCACTTTTTGGCATGGTATCACGGGGAAAGTCATCATTAATTAATGCTTTGCTGGGACAGAAGCTAAGCGAGACGGGCGCTACTCATGGCACAACTAAAGATGTTGCAGTGTATGCGTGGAATGCTGGCGGAAAAATTCAACTGCGATTAATTGATACACAGGGGATTGATGAGATTGGTGGTGAAATAAGAGGAGAACTTGCCTTGGAATCAGCTAAACAAGCTGATTTAATTTTGTTTGTGATTGCTGGAGATATGACGCGGTTAGAACAAGAAGCGATCGCTAATCTCCAAAAATCCTATAAGCCAATTTTGTTGATTTTTAATAAAACTGATCTCTATCCTAAGTGCGATCGCCATGCCATTCATCAAGCATTACAGAATATAGAAATGCAGAAGCTGATCTCACCGCAAGAGATTGTCTTGACATCAGCAGAGCCGAAGCCTTTTAAGGTAAGGCTTCAATATAGTGATGGGCGCGATAGTCAAGAAGTTTGGGAACAGCCGAAGCCTGATATCCAATCTTTAAAAGAGCGAATTCTAGCTTTGCTAAATACGGAAGGGAAAGAACTGTTAGCCGTGAATGTATTGCGATCGCTTTTAGAAATCCAAAATGCGGTCACGCAAAGACATATCCAAAAATTACAAGCATCAACGGCGATCGCAGCTATGGTATTTATTGCCGAGGCAATCGGGATGTTGCTATCACCTTTGCGATGGGTCGATGGCTTGATTAGTGGTATTTTTACTGGCCTATTCGTGAGCTGGATGATCGGCAAATATCCGAGTCAGAAGAAGTATTTATGGTTAATGGTGATTTTGGCGATCGCTGTTTTTGCTGGAGGTTTAGGCATTAATAACGAAGTTGCTCACTATATCCAAATTGTTGGGTCGGGCTTAAGTCTATTGTTGCTATTTAAGAGTCTCATCGCTGATATCGATCAGAGTCGAGCCTCTGGCAAGCTTGGTGCAAAAACATTAATCACCGAAATTATTCGAGATGTCCCCGAAGGCTCGATATTAAAACGATTTCGGAACATTTAGTTCAGCTAAAGTAAATGTTCTCGCCCCCTAAATCCCCCAATTCTGGGGGACTTGAATCTGGTTCCCCCCAGAATTGGGGGGCTAGGGGGGCAGAATCAAAACTTCTCAAACACGCATTTAGAAATAAAGACAGCGCTAAGCGCTGTCTTTATTTCTAAATGTTCCAATCACGCCGAAAAGTAAACCAGTTCTTGAATTTCGCTTGCTGGCGACAATCACGATGGAGTTTTTCCCATTGTTCTGTAATCTGTAAATCTTGTAAAACAGCAATATTCTGGATTTTGACTTTTCCTTGCATGGCGATCGCGATCGCCTCAATCACTAACTTGGCGCGATCGCCAAACATACTTGCCCCATGTATTAGCCCTTTATGGTCGCAAATAATCTTGCATAAGCTATTCTCAGTAGAACTTTCCAAAATATATATGTCCTGCCCATACTTCTGTTTTGCAGATAATTCAGTCATCCCAATTTGAGCGACAGTTGGTGTTGTCAATACATCAACTGTCGTAGAAAAGCTAGGTGTGGAGACTGATCGCCAAAAATCAGTTTGTAAAGTTTGTTGCATAATCTTGGCAATATCCTGATCGCTGTGGCATTGATAGACATGGCGATCGCTAGGAAAGTAAAACTCTTTTGGCGCTAAGGGCACTAAAAGACGATCGCAATCTATCGTATGGTTGTCTAGCCAAATTCTTGTTCGACCATACTCAATCTGGCTTACCGCAGTCGTTTGAGTGTTGGTATAAATCTCGATCCCTTCAGCTTCTAGTTGAGCCTGCAAAGTACGGGCAATCGCCACATCCACATTTGGTAGAATATGAAGGTGAGCAGTAATTAAGCTTGTATGTACACCCAGAAAGTTTATTGCTTGCGCGATCGCACAAGCATGGGAGTCATCACCTAAAACAGCGATCGAGTTAGGTAGATCTTCTAAATTTAGGAGCTGATTTGCGGTTAAGTAATTATGTTCAGCAAGCCCAAAGATTTTCCGTTGTGGTGTGATGTCATGGGCGATCGCATAGGCTCGTGAACTGAGACTACGTTGAGAGAATGCTCTAGATCTCTCTGAGAAAGCGGTTTCGCTAACTTCTAAAATATGAGTGTTTTGTACTTTGCCTTGAAATTTACATTCCCCGACAATTACATCAACCCCATTTTTTTGCAGCATTTCTAATATTTCTGCCTGACAAAAATTATCGCGAATCGAGGATATCTGCTGAGCAAAAAGTTGCAAACGCTCAGATTTAGGGCAATCGCTGATCTTATTTTTCAGTAACAGTAAAATATGATCAATCTGGGCAATATTTAGATAAGCATCTTTTACTTGATGATCCCATACCCAAGCAACTCTGGCTTCACGTTGAGCCGCGAGGCTAACCAATTTATGAGCATGAGCGCTCATGCCAATTACAACGAGGTCATAATCGACCGACATTCTAGACAAGCTCTTAATCAATTAACGACTAAACCAATGCTAGTACAAAACAGCATTTATCTTGACCTTGCGATCGATCGCAACCCAATTATAGTTTCACCTAATATCTTGGTACTGGACGCAATTAGGCTGATGAATCAATTACTTGATTCATCACCGTCTAAGCAGCCTACCGATCAAATATTGCTTGAAGCCAGATCAAGCTGTGTGCTAGTAGTTGATGGAAGTAAGTTAATCGGGATTTTTTCTAAGTTGGATGTCATGCACCTAGTGCAGAAGCAAGTAAATCTCCAAAGCTTGAAGATTGTTGACGTGCTTTCGGATTGCCCAATGGTAATTAGGCGATCGCAAATTCAAGATTTAGAGTCAATGCTCAACCTCTTGCACGGATCTCGATGCCGCCATCTACCTGTGCTTGATGACTTTGACAAAATAATTGGAGTTGCTACACAAGAAAGTATTCTCTTTGCAAAAAATAGACTAGCTGAAGATACTTTAGTTAATGTGGAAGCCCAAAAGCGAGCAGTTTTAAATGCAATTCCCGACCTAATTTATCGTATTAGTGCTGATGGCATTTACCTAGAATGCTTCTCAAGCAACTATGTCACTGATCTGCTCCCATCTGACTTTGATCCGATCAACAAACATTTCTCAGATGTACTGCCCAACGATTTAGCAAATCGCAAATTACATGCAATTGAACAGGCGATCGCTACTAATAAAATTCAGTCTTTTGAGCAGCAATGGAATATTAATGGACAAATACAATATGAAGAGGTGCAGATAGTTAAAGTAAACGATCAAGAAGTTTTAACAATTATTCGGAATATTAGCGATCGCAAGCAGTCTGAAGAAGCACTACGCGAGTCGGAAATGCGGTTTAGAAGTGTATTTGACAATGCTGCGGTGGGAATTTCAGTAGCAGCACTTGATGGAAAACATCTGGCTGTCAACCAAGCTCTATGTCAGATGTTGGGATATACAGAGAATGAGCTACAAGTTTTGACCTTTCAAGAGATCACCCATCCTGACGATCTGGAGATCGATCTCTATCACTATCAGAAACTACTTAGCAATGAGATTGATGGTTTTCATATTGAGAAACGATTTTGTCATAAAAATGGACAATTTATTTGGGGGTTGATGAGTGTTTCCATAGTTCGTGACCCTGAAAATCAGCCTATGTATGATATCGCGCTGATTCAAAATATCAATGAACTAAAAACTACTCAACAACAGCTATATAGACTCAATCAAGAATTAGAAACTAGAATTCAGCAAAGAACCGCCGATCTGGCTGAAAGTGAAAAGCGCAAACAAGAAATACTCAATGCGATTCCCGATTTACTACTCCGTCTTAAACAAGATGGGACTTGCCTTGATTGTATGTTGCCAATTGTTCCAGACAAAGAAGCCTTTTTCCCAATCCAGCAAAATATTTCTGAAGTTTTATCGCCGACAGTTCTAGCTGAGCAACTCGAGGTATTCAATGAAGCAATTATCACAGGCGAGGTGCAAGTCTATGAACACAAGCTCCAAAAATATGGCGAATGGGTTTATGAGGAAGTTCGGGTTAGTCCTTGTGGTGAAGATGAAGTCCTAGTATTAGTGAGAAATATCAGCGATCGCAAACGTGCGGAAGAAGCTCTCCAGTTGAGTAATGAAAAGCTGATCGCAACTAATAAAGAACTAGAACGGGTTACTAATCTTAAGGATGAGTTTCTTGCCGCAATGAGTCATGAGCTGCGGACTCCGCTCAATGCCATTTTAGGGATTTCCGAAGGCTTGCTGGAGCAGGCTTTTGGTGAACTGAATCAGCGTCAACAGGGTTCATTAAAAACAATTCAAAAAAGTGGTCAACATCTTTTGGAGTTAATTAACGATGTTCTCGATGTTGCCAAAATTGAAGCAGGGATGTTTACCCTAGATCTAACATCGGTCTCGGTACGCTATCTATGCGACAGTAGCCTTAGCTTTGTTAAACATCTAGCTAATCAAAAAAATATTCAATTAAATCTCATAATTCATGATGATGTGCCAACAGCGATCGTGATTGATGAGCGTAGAATGCGACAGTTGCTAATTAACTTATTGAGTAATGCTGTCAAGTTCACCCAAAAAAATGGGACAGTCAATCTCGAAGCAAATTTAGCTAATGTTGCTATAGGTTTCTCAGGAGCAAATTCAGAAGAAAATTTTAAACCTGAGATTCGTTTTTCAGTGTCTGATAATGGTATCGGTATCTCTGTGGAGGATATCAACAGACTATTTCAGCCCTTTGTGCAGATTCACAGCAGCCTCAGTCGTCAGTATGCAGGAACAGGGCTAGGTTTAAATTTAGTGAAGAAACTTGCTGAACTGCACGGCGGGCAAGTAAGCATTGAGAGTAAAGTCGGTGAAGGTAGTTGCTTTACTGTCAGCTTTCCCTATGAAAGTAGCTAACACCAATATTCAAAATTGCGTTGCCATTTTGAACATTGGTGTACAAAAAAGAGAGGTGCGTTGCTTCGCATCGCACCTCTCTTTCTAAATTATTTGTATTGAGATTGAAAAGGATAAAGCAACTGTTGCCAGTAGGTTTGAGGAATTATCTCATCAACTCCATAGGTTACGGGCATCTGGTTTTTTGGGACATAATATGTGCCAAAAAATAAATCGATAATTGGAAAGCCAGAAAAATTCTTGTCGCGAGCGACGAGATCATTGCTGTGATGCCAGTGATGAAAGTTAGGTGTTGCAATTATGTGATCGAGAATCGGGAACTGAAATTTTGTATTAGAGTGATTTAAAATCGGTAAAATTGCACTAAACACGAGATAAATTCCAAAAGTTTCCCTTGTGAATCCCAATAAAAATAGTGGTACTCCCACCGCAATATTCACAATGATCATTTCCAAAGGATGTAGACGAGCCGAAGCTAGCCAATCTAGTTCTGCACTACTATGATGAATTGCGTGAAATCGCCATAACCAAGGCACTGTATGCGCTAAGCGATGCACTACATAAAATGATAGCTGGGCAATAAAAAAAGCTTCAGCAAATTGAAGTAACACAGGTTGACTCCTGACCGCCAGTTGCAATGCTGGTGAAATTGCACCTCTAAAAAAGGTATATAGGAAGGCGGCAACTAGATATGTACCGATATTCACAAGAATGTGATTAAAGAAAAAATGGGCAACATCTGTGAGCCAACCTTGACGAAAGTGCTTTTGCTCTTTTCTCAATGGATACAACCATTCAAGTATGCCGAATAAAATCCAAAGCACCAAAAAAGCAATAACAAATTTCATGGCGATCGCTTAGTAATCTTTTCGTAATCTTTACTAGATAGACTCTCAATACCCAATCTAGGTTCACTTATACCAAAACACAAAATGACGTTACCATTTTGTGTTTTTAAAACCCTTACAGGGTTTGTTGTTTAATTCACAGAAGCGTCGGCACACTTTTGTGAATTGGTATTACAGCAATTTTACAATCAAAACAAAATAATAAACTCCTTAAAAGTGTTGCTTTGCAACACTTTTAAGGAGTTTATTATTTCGGATTAACGATGTTTGACCAGAAAAGAGGGCAAATCTACTTTTGAATTTGGGCGAAACGATCGCACTGGCGTTGGTTCTGGTAGAGATTCAAGCGATCGCTCTGATCTGTAACCTTGATCATAGGAAGATCCACTAGTATTTTGAATCGGTTCCGTTAAGTGCCTAGCTGGTTTTTCGACTAGCAGACGATCTAATGCACCACTAAGTTGAAGGGCATGGTGCTGATGACGTACTGATTGCTCCTTCCAATGTTGGATCGCCGCTTCATATTCAGATGCTTTGGATGCTTGATGCAGAACTTGATTTTGCAATTCTTCGATTTGCTGTTCTAATTCTTGTACTCTTGTCAGATCGGTGACATATTCATTTTCAAGCCCTCTCAAGGATTGCTGCAATTGTGCTCGATTAGAGAGATGTTGAATTAGTTCTTCTTCTAGTTGATCCCGTTGAGTTGAGACTTCTGATAGCTTAGTTTGAGCTAGCTCAAGGGTTTTAGTGGATTCTTTAAGCAAAACTTGAGTTGCCTCTAGCTCTGTAGTCAAGGTTCGCTGTGAAATATCTAGCTCTGTATTTTGATATTGCAGTTGATAAATCAACTCATCTTTGCTATTTATCTCTTGAATATATTTCTGGGTAACTTTCTGGGTTTCAATTTCTAAAGCGATCGCTAAACGATGTTGAAATTCTTCCTCTAGTTGCAAAAGATGGATTGCTAAGCGATCGCTTAAGTCTCGATCATCCGTGACTGGTGGGTGAGATTGCAACTTGGAAACTTGAATTTGCAGTTGTTCAAGTTGGTTGGTAAGTTCTGTGACTTGCCGATCTCGATCATGGCTAACACTAGTAATTTCCTGCTCAAGCTGATCAACATATTCACATTCAAATTGGTGTTGCGATCGCAGATCTTCTAACTCTTTTTGGATGCGATCGCGATCGGCAGCTAATTCATTAGCCAAAGAATTAGGTTTGATAATTTCTGGGGTTTTGGACTCATTAGACTGCTGACCATCTAAAATCCAATCATCGGCAAAAGCATCAACGGCAAAAGAATCTATATCATCTAGATTATCTAGCAACATATTGGCGATCTCAGCAATCTCTTTTTCTTTTAGTCCATCACCACGTAAGAGCGCATCAAGGTCATCGTCATCATTAACGGTTGCGGCGCTAACCAAAACTTCTCGTAGTGCTGATTCGTGTTTCAATTCACTCACGGATAACCTCACCCACAATACCGAGGTATTTTTACAAGACAAACATTAACAGACTTTGTCAAGTTTGCAATTTTTTTCCTATAATTCTGGTCATAAAGCTAGGTTTTAACAACAAAGGCTGATTTTTTCAGTGTTTATATAGCAATGTAAGAGATAGCTAGGACAAATCAAAACCCAAATTAATAAAGGCGGAGCTTTGCTCCGCCTTTATTAATTTGGGTTTTATGTCCTAAGCAAAATTTGCATTTCTATAGCTATAGAAATGCAAATTTTGCTTGCTGTTCTAATACCAATTCACAAAAGTGTGATGACACTTTTGTGAATAAAAAACTAAACCCTTGCTACAACTGTTTGCTGATCATCATTCATTTGTTACCCCCAAAAGTAAAATTGCTCGCTAATACCAAAACACTAAGTGGCTTAGCCATTTTGTGTTTTTAAAACCCTTACAGGATTTGGGTTTTAATTTACAGAAGTTTTGTCACACTTCCGTGAATTGGTATGAGTAGATCGACATGATCAATTACAAACCCCAATCCGTAAGATTTCGCTCCACAGGAGCGAAATCTTACGGATTTGAATAA from Pseudanabaena sp. BC1403 encodes the following:
- a CDS encoding Era-like GTP-binding protein; this translates as MQDYPQQVRDRLINYRNLFQKELTESELVEILALEEKLDKSAIAIALFGMVSRGKSSLINALLGQKLSETGATHGTTKDVAVYAWNAGGKIQLRLIDTQGIDEIGGEIRGELALESAKQADLILFVIAGDMTRLEQEAIANLQKSYKPILLIFNKTDLYPKCDRHAIHQALQNIEMQKLISPQEIVLTSAEPKPFKVRLQYSDGRDSQEVWEQPKPDIQSLKERILALLNTEGKELLAVNVLRSLLEIQNAVTQRHIQKLQASTAIAAMVFIAEAIGMLLSPLRWVDGLISGIFTGLFVSWMIGKYPSQKKYLWLMVILAIAVFAGGLGINNEVAHYIQIVGSGLSLLLLFKSLIADIDQSRASGKLGAKTLITEIIRDVPEGSILKRFRNI
- a CDS encoding PAS domain S-box protein; its protein translation is MLVQNSIYLDLAIDRNPIIVSPNILVLDAIRLMNQLLDSSPSKQPTDQILLEARSSCVLVVDGSKLIGIFSKLDVMHLVQKQVNLQSLKIVDVLSDCPMVIRRSQIQDLESMLNLLHGSRCRHLPVLDDFDKIIGVATQESILFAKNRLAEDTLVNVEAQKRAVLNAIPDLIYRISADGIYLECFSSNYVTDLLPSDFDPINKHFSDVLPNDLANRKLHAIEQAIATNKIQSFEQQWNINGQIQYEEVQIVKVNDQEVLTIIRNISDRKQSEEALRESEMRFRSVFDNAAVGISVAALDGKHLAVNQALCQMLGYTENELQVLTFQEITHPDDLEIDLYHYQKLLSNEIDGFHIEKRFCHKNGQFIWGLMSVSIVRDPENQPMYDIALIQNINELKTTQQQLYRLNQELETRIQQRTADLAESEKRKQEILNAIPDLLLRLKQDGTCLDCMLPIVPDKEAFFPIQQNISEVLSPTVLAEQLEVFNEAIITGEVQVYEHKLQKYGEWVYEEVRVSPCGEDEVLVLVRNISDRKRAEEALQLSNEKLIATNKELERVTNLKDEFLAAMSHELRTPLNAILGISEGLLEQAFGELNQRQQGSLKTIQKSGQHLLELINDVLDVAKIEAGMFTLDLTSVSVRYLCDSSLSFVKHLANQKNIQLNLIIHDDVPTAIVIDERRMRQLLINLLSNAVKFTQKNGTVNLEANLANVAIGFSGANSEENFKPEIRFSVSDNGIGISVEDINRLFQPFVQIHSSLSRQYAGTGLGLNLVKKLAELHGGQVSIESKVGEGSCFTVSFPYESS
- a CDS encoding sterol desaturase family protein; this encodes MKFVIAFLVLWILFGILEWLYPLRKEQKHFRQGWLTDVAHFFFNHILVNIGTYLVAAFLYTFFRGAISPALQLAVRSQPVLLQFAEAFFIAQLSFYVVHRLAHTVPWLWRFHAIHHSSAELDWLASARLHPLEMIIVNIAVGVPLFLLGFTRETFGIYLVFSAILPILNHSNTKFQFPILDHIIATPNFHHWHHSNDLVARDKNFSGFPIIDLFFGTYYVPKNQMPVTYGVDEIIPQTYWQQLLYPFQSQYK
- a CDS encoding NAD-binding protein — translated: MSVDYDLVVIGMSAHAHKLVSLAAQREARVAWVWDHQVKDAYLNIAQIDHILLLLKNKISDCPKSERLQLFAQQISSIRDNFCQAEILEMLQKNGVDVIVGECKFQGKVQNTHILEVSETAFSERSRAFSQRSLSSRAYAIAHDITPQRKIFGLAEHNYLTANQLLNLEDLPNSIAVLGDDSHACAIAQAINFLGVHTSLITAHLHILPNVDVAIARTLQAQLEAEGIEIYTNTQTTAVSQIEYGRTRIWLDNHTIDCDRLLVPLAPKEFYFPSDRHVYQCHSDQDIAKIMQQTLQTDFWRSVSTPSFSTTVDVLTTPTVAQIGMTELSAKQKYGQDIYILESSTENSLCKIICDHKGLIHGASMFGDRAKLVIEAIAIAMQGKVKIQNIAVLQDLQITEQWEKLHRDCRQQAKFKNWFTFRRDWNI
- a CDS encoding DUF1830 domain-containing protein; this translates as MSIFDPLPAGLHDKKIVCSYVNATSKIQIARITDVPQWYFERVVFPGQNLIFEAIASAHVEIHTGMMASSILSDTIPCVQLQVEEASCALPDWVPIKHIDDDSLHDPSALLNLPEPEVVS
- a CDS encoding Uma2 family endonuclease; this encodes MVQAAIPKVKYLSYEEYYAYDDGSDIRYELEDGELVAMPPESIFNSDVSMRLLFALGKFIPAHLLRYKEVSIEVSGRRAKVRIPDLIILGEECRIALEMTKRGTITHDMPPPLVVIEVVSAGHENEARDYRFKRSEYAARGIAEYWIVDPVRSQITLLSWVEGFYEEAIYTGDVVIKSGVIPDIEIDLRDILG
- a CDS encoding photosystem II high light acclimation radical SAM protein gives rise to the protein MSTTDFIKDPQDLASDISGVAVGCDRILYIRLPCNPIFPIGVVYLSDHIHKVAPHVQQNIFDLGTVPPLDFYGALDRAIDKFQPNLLVFSWRDIQIYAPVGGRGGNPLQNAFEFYYAKNPFKKFRGAVNGLRLFTSYYTELWRNSNLIKRGLSRARRYHPEAKAVIGGGAVSVFYEQLGNVLPKGTIISVGEGESLLERLVQGREIEGDRCYVAGETKPRARLIHEQPAPIEKSACNYEYIESIWEDFNYYFRDRDFYIGVQTKRGCPHNCCYCIYTVIEGKQVRINPTDEVIKEMRQLYDRGVRNFWFTDAQFIPAKKFIDDAVELLEKVKASGMTDIHWAAYIRADNLTPYLCQLMVETGMSYFEIGITSGSQELVRKMRMGYNLKSVLQNCRDLRAAGFNELVSVNYSFNVIDETLETVRQTIAYHRELEAIFGADKVEPAIFFIGLQPHTHLEDYAFKNNILKKGYNPMSMMPWTAKKLLWNPEPLGSFFGEVCLEAWKRDDDDFGRTVMDILEERLGRAPLEEALAAPMKELVNA